The following coding sequences are from one Parabacteroides pacaensis window:
- the rho gene encoding transcription termination factor Rho encodes MQKYNILQLNEKSIDDLKGIVMELGIKKVDGLNKEELVYRILDEQAISYAGMQAEKAKEKEAKKAEKQTKTKNASQEGTRRPVGRPRKVKQETQVEQPVEKISVNPDIILDVSTETLEQPIEKKKRARIDKKEKEAIASAPLSEPSPVESVPIPSIPEEPVELPVVENATVQQPPVTKNIVKKVIIKPKETQKGSAELPPIKLEEETGSAKESTGEAQDTTEPKRIVFRHSGASTNSVLDQVFPFSTVNRPEPRVVQTEQPQSNTPPQQQTNQPRQNNYSRQNNYNNPRNNNNTVPSQPQEKAYEFEGILEGVGVLEIMQDGYGFLRSSDYNYLTSPDDVYVSQSQIKLFGLKTGDVVEGAIRPPKEGEKYFPLVKVDKINGRTPEEVRDRVPFDHLTPLFADEKFMLTARKCPKVYDEVAVRVVDLFSPIGKGQRGLIVAQPKTGKTMLLKDIANAIAYNHPEVYMIVLLIDERPEEVTDMARSVDAEVIASTFDEPAERHVKIAEIVLNKAKRMVECGHDVVILLDSITRLARAYNTVQPASGKVLSGGVDANALQKPKRFFGAARNIENGGSLTILATALTETGSKMDDVIFEEFKGTGNMELQLDRKLANKRVYPAVDITASSTRRDDLLQDESTLNRMWILRKYLSDMNSMEAMEFVKDRMEKTDDNMEFLASMNG; translated from the coding sequence ATGCAAAAATATAACATCTTACAATTGAATGAAAAGTCCATTGACGACCTAAAGGGTATAGTAATGGAGCTAGGCATTAAAAAAGTAGACGGCTTAAACAAAGAAGAACTTGTTTATAGAATATTAGATGAACAAGCTATCTCTTATGCTGGTATGCAAGCAGAAAAAGCTAAAGAAAAAGAAGCTAAAAAAGCAGAAAAACAGACCAAAACAAAAAATGCCTCTCAAGAAGGAACACGCCGACCTGTTGGAAGACCAAGGAAAGTAAAACAAGAAACTCAGGTGGAACAACCGGTTGAAAAGATTTCAGTGAATCCGGATATAATACTTGATGTGTCTACAGAAACGCTAGAACAACCCATTGAAAAGAAAAAAAGAGCTAGGATTGACAAAAAAGAAAAAGAAGCTATTGCTTCTGCTCCTTTAAGTGAACCGTCTCCAGTTGAAAGCGTACCGATACCTAGTATTCCGGAAGAGCCAGTAGAGTTACCTGTGGTAGAAAATGCAACTGTGCAACAACCTCCGGTTACAAAGAATATTGTAAAGAAAGTAATTATAAAACCAAAGGAAACACAGAAAGGATCTGCTGAGCTGCCTCCTATAAAATTAGAAGAAGAAACCGGTTCAGCAAAAGAAAGTACAGGGGAGGCTCAGGATACGACAGAACCGAAACGAATTGTTTTTCGTCACAGTGGTGCTTCTACTAATTCGGTGTTAGATCAGGTGTTTCCGTTTTCAACGGTTAACCGTCCTGAACCTCGCGTAGTTCAGACCGAACAACCTCAATCGAATACTCCTCCTCAACAACAAACGAATCAACCTCGTCAAAATAATTATAGTAGACAGAATAATTATAATAATCCTCGAAATAATAATAACACTGTTCCTAGTCAGCCCCAAGAAAAAGCATACGAATTTGAAGGTATTCTGGAAGGAGTAGGGGTATTGGAAATTATGCAGGATGGATATGGCTTTTTACGTTCTTCTGATTATAATTATCTAACATCTCCGGATGATGTGTATGTATCCCAATCACAAATTAAATTATTTGGATTAAAGACCGGTGATGTTGTAGAAGGGGCTATTCGTCCGCCAAAGGAGGGCGAAAAATATTTTCCATTGGTAAAAGTGGATAAAATTAATGGTCGTACACCGGAAGAAGTTCGTGATCGTGTTCCTTTTGATCATCTTACCCCTCTATTTGCTGATGAGAAATTCATGCTTACGGCTCGTAAATGTCCTAAAGTATATGATGAAGTGGCAGTGCGTGTTGTTGATCTTTTTTCCCCGATAGGTAAAGGACAGCGGGGATTGATCGTAGCTCAACCTAAAACTGGTAAAACTATGTTGTTGAAGGACATAGCAAATGCTATTGCTTATAATCATCCGGAAGTTTATATGATTGTGCTATTAATTGACGAACGTCCTGAAGAGGTTACGGACATGGCTCGAAGTGTAGATGCTGAAGTAATTGCTTCTACTTTTGATGAACCGGCGGAACGTCATGTAAAAATTGCAGAGATTGTATTGAATAAAGCGAAAAGGATGGTAGAATGCGGACATGATGTAGTGATACTTCTGGATTCGATCACTCGTTTGGCTCGTGCATATAATACGGTTCAGCCAGCTTCGGGAAAAGTATTATCCGGTGGTGTGGATGCAAATGCTTTGCAAAAACCTAAACGTTTCTTCGGCGCGGCTCGTAATATTGAAAATGGAGGTAGCTTGACAATTCTTGCTACGGCTCTTACTGAAACAGGTTCTAAAATGGATGATGTGATCTTTGAAGAATTTAAAGGTACGGGAAATATGGAACTGCAATTAGATCGTAAATTAGCTAATAAACGAGTTTATCCGGCCGTAGATATTACAGCCTCCAGTACCCGGCGTGATGATTTATTGCAGGATGAAAGTACGTTGAATCGCATGTGGATTTTACGTAAGTATCTTTCTGATATGAATTCTATGGAAGCTATGGAGTTTGTAAAAGATCGTATGGAAAAAACAGATGACAATATGGAGTTTCTTGCTTCTATGAATGGTTAA
- the tilS gene encoding tRNA lysidine(34) synthetase TilS: MYQTVQLYIDNLQLLVPEQNVIVGLSGGADSVALLDLLVTLGYPCIAAHCNFHLRGEESIRDEEFARTFAEKLNVPFKKIDFDTREFAQEKHLSIEMAARELRYEWFERIRQEYNAQAIAVAHHQDDSVETFLLNLMRGTGLRGLTGIAPKNGYIVRPLLCVTREDIINYLKERGLDFVTDSTNLSDAYTRNFIRLNLIPMMEKITPSVRKMITRTSDYLSEAESIYLHEVEQARKGLWKDNKLLIKELLTYPAPKTILFELLRPYNFTTLVVDNIFDTLGKSSGKLFYSPTHRIIKDRDFLILSENKKVKDAVYTIYPQEELLELPIKLSFELISANISYPWEKDHFTAYFDFGKLTFPLLLRHWRHGDWFIPFGMRGRKKLSDYFNDNKFSLLQKEECWLLCSGDDIIWIIGERTDNRFRVTQATNNVIVVKFLGKNY, from the coding sequence ATATATCAAACTGTTCAGCTTTATATAGATAATTTACAACTATTGGTTCCTGAACAAAACGTTATTGTCGGTTTGAGCGGGGGAGCTGATTCGGTTGCTTTGCTTGATCTATTGGTAACGTTAGGATATCCTTGTATTGCGGCACATTGTAATTTCCATCTTCGGGGAGAAGAATCGATCCGTGACGAAGAGTTTGCCAGGACTTTTGCTGAAAAACTAAACGTACCTTTTAAAAAAATTGATTTTGATACAAGAGAGTTTGCCCAAGAGAAACATCTTTCAATCGAAATGGCAGCAAGGGAATTACGTTATGAATGGTTTGAACGAATACGGCAGGAGTATAACGCGCAAGCTATTGCTGTTGCTCATCACCAAGATGATAGCGTAGAGACATTCCTGCTGAATTTAATGCGCGGAACCGGGTTACGTGGGCTTACCGGCATAGCTCCTAAGAATGGTTATATAGTTCGTCCGCTACTATGTGTAACAAGGGAAGATATCATAAATTACCTGAAAGAACGCGGGCTTGACTTTGTAACGGATAGTACCAATCTTTCTGATGCTTATACTCGAAATTTTATCCGTCTGAATCTTATTCCGATGATGGAAAAAATAACTCCGTCAGTTAGGAAAATGATAACTCGTACTTCTGATTATTTGTCTGAAGCGGAATCTATTTATCTGCATGAAGTAGAACAAGCCCGAAAAGGTTTGTGGAAAGATAATAAGTTGCTTATAAAAGAATTGCTTACTTATCCTGCTCCTAAAACTATTTTGTTTGAACTTCTTCGACCTTATAATTTTACCACGTTGGTAGTGGATAATATATTTGATACCCTAGGAAAGTCTTCCGGAAAATTATTTTATTCTCCTACCCACCGTATAATTAAAGATCGGGATTTTTTAATTCTGTCGGAAAACAAAAAGGTAAAGGATGCTGTTTATACCATATATCCGCAAGAGGAGTTGTTGGAACTTCCTATAAAATTGTCTTTTGAACTTATATCAGCTAATATAAGTTATCCTTGGGAAAAGGATCATTTTACTGCATACTTTGATTTTGGTAAACTTACTTTTCCTCTTTTATTACGCCATTGGCGTCATGGCGATTGGTTTATCCCTTTCGGAATGAGAGGCCGTAAGAAGCTAAGTGATTATTTTAATGATAATAAATTTAGTTTGTTGCAAAAAGAAGAATGCTGGTTGTTATGCAGTGGGGATGATATTATTTGGATCATTGGAGAACGTACGGATAATCGTTTTCGAGTTACTCAGGCAACGAATAATGTAATTGTAGTAAAGTTTTTGGGTAAAAACTATTGA
- a CDS encoding zinc ribbon domain-containing protein, whose protein sequence is MATSKQSQSAEKEYTVEEKLKALYDLQSMMSEIDKIKTLRGELPLEVQDLEDEIVGLETRLKNYQGEIRECEAAVGQQKKKIAESKALIDKYKSQLDNVRNNREFDNLTKEVEFQGLEIEFSEKKIREFNATIALKQEDIAACTEKLEGRKADLQQKKSELDQIISETKQDEEKLREKAKNLEATIEPRLLTAFKRIRKGARNGLAVVYIERGSCGGCFNKIPPQKQMDIKLRKKIIVCEYCGRIMIDPELAGIEA, encoded by the coding sequence ATGGCAACAAGTAAACAGTCACAGTCTGCTGAAAAAGAGTATACAGTTGAAGAAAAACTGAAAGCACTGTATGACCTTCAGTCGATGATGTCTGAGATTGATAAGATCAAAACTCTCCGTGGCGAACTACCTTTGGAAGTTCAAGATTTGGAGGATGAAATTGTGGGATTGGAAACCCGTCTGAAAAACTATCAGGGAGAGATTCGGGAATGTGAAGCTGCTGTTGGCCAGCAGAAAAAGAAAATTGCTGAATCGAAAGCTTTGATAGATAAATATAAAAGCCAACTCGATAATGTGCGCAATAACCGTGAGTTTGATAATTTGACGAAAGAAGTAGAGTTTCAAGGATTGGAGATCGAGTTTTCGGAAAAGAAAATTCGGGAGTTTAACGCTACAATTGCTTTGAAACAAGAAGATATAGCTGCATGTACTGAGAAATTGGAAGGACGTAAGGCGGATTTGCAGCAGAAAAAAAGCGAACTGGATCAAATTATTTCGGAAACTAAACAGGATGAAGAAAAGCTTCGTGAAAAAGCGAAGAACTTAGAAGCTACTATCGAACCTCGTTTACTTACGGCATTTAAACGAATTCGGAAAGGGGCACGCAACGGTTTGGCTGTAGTTTATATCGAGCGTGGTTCTTGCGGAGGTTGTTTTAACAAGATTCCGCCACAAAAACAAATGGACATCAAGCTACGTAAAAAAATTATCGTATGTGAATATTGTGGCCGTATTATGATAGATCCTGAATTGGCTGGGATTGAGGCGTAA
- a CDS encoding Nif3-like dinuclear metal center hexameric protein yields MYRVKDIIREIEQLAPLPLQEDFDNAGVQVGNVNQPVTGVVVCLDVTEEVIDEAIELECNLIISHHPLAFKPFKSLTGFTYIERCIMKACKHDLVIYAAHTNLDNAPGGVNFKMAEMIGLQNVRVLSPQQDALFKLVTFVPEEYADTLRTALFNAGAGCIGNYDSCSYNLHGEGSFRATEGCVPFCGEIGDLHFEKEIRIETILPAFRKASVTRALLSVHPYEEPAFDFYPLANTWNQVGSGVVGELPEEEDEQSFLQRIKYIFHVSCIRHSSFTGKKIKEVALCGGSGAFLIPRAIAYGADVFITGEAKYNDYYDVEDRILLAVIGHYESEVCTKDIFYDIITKKFPNFAVHFSNVNSNPVKYL; encoded by the coding sequence ATGTATAGGGTTAAAGATATAATAAGAGAAATAGAACAATTGGCTCCGTTGCCTTTACAGGAAGATTTCGATAATGCCGGTGTACAGGTTGGCAATGTAAACCAACCCGTTACAGGAGTTGTTGTTTGCTTGGATGTTACCGAAGAGGTAATAGATGAGGCGATTGAACTGGAGTGTAATCTTATTATATCTCATCACCCGTTGGCTTTTAAGCCTTTCAAGTCGCTTACCGGGTTCACTTATATCGAAAGATGTATTATGAAAGCATGTAAACACGACTTGGTTATTTATGCCGCGCATACGAATCTGGACAATGCACCCGGAGGAGTAAACTTTAAGATGGCAGAAATGATCGGATTGCAAAATGTTCGTGTCCTCAGTCCGCAACAAGATGCCTTATTTAAATTAGTCACCTTTGTGCCCGAAGAATATGCTGATACTTTACGGACCGCTCTTTTTAATGCCGGTGCCGGATGTATAGGTAATTACGATTCATGCAGTTATAATTTACATGGCGAAGGCAGTTTCCGGGCTACGGAAGGGTGTGTGCCTTTTTGTGGAGAAATAGGAGATCTGCATTTTGAGAAGGAGATACGGATCGAGACTATTTTGCCTGCTTTTCGTAAAGCATCCGTTACAAGGGCATTGCTTTCCGTGCATCCTTATGAAGAACCGGCATTTGATTTTTATCCCTTGGCTAATACATGGAATCAGGTAGGTTCGGGTGTAGTAGGGGAGTTGCCTGAAGAGGAAGACGAACAAAGTTTTTTACAACGGATTAAATATATTTTTCACGTATCTTGTATAAGACATTCTTCTTTTACCGGAAAGAAAATTAAAGAGGTTGCCCTTTGTGGAGGAAGTGGAGCTTTTCTTATTCCGCGTGCAATAGCTTATGGTGCGGACGTATTTATTACAGGTGAGGCTAAATATAATGATTATTACGATGTAGAAGACCGGATTTTGTTGGCTGTGATAGGGCATTATGAATCGGAAGTGTGTACAAAAGATATCTTTTATGACATTATTACGAAAAAATTCCCTAACTTTGCCGTGCATTTTTCTAATGTTAATTCAAACCCAGTAAAATATTTATAG
- the aspS gene encoding aspartate--tRNA ligase, with amino-acid sequence MYRTKTCGELRLADVNQTVTLAGWVQRTRKLGGMTFVDLRDRYGITQLTFNQEVDAGLCEKANKLGREFVIQATGIVKERSNKNTNLPTGEIEIIVSELNILHAADTPPFTIEEESDGGDDIRMQYRYLDLRRPNVRKNLELRHKMAFEVRRYLDEQGFLEVETPVLIKSTPEGARDFVVPSRMNPGQFYALPQSPQTLKQLLMVSGFDRYFQIAKCFRDEDLRADRQPEFTQVDCEMSFVEQEDILQIFEGMMKHLFKYIKGLDMNEPFPRMLWSDAMKYYGSDKPDIRFGMRFVELKDLTEGRNFVVFDSAPYVAGICAEGCASYTRKQLDGLTEFVKRPQIGAKGLVYVRCEADGTFKSSVDKFYSQEDLKAWADRFDAKPGDLMLILSGDKAKTQKALGELRLEMGNRLGLRDKNVFAPLWVIDFPMFEWDEETQRFYAMHHPFTSPKKEDLHLLDDDPGKVRANAYDMVINGVELGGGSIRIHDSELQDKMFQVLGFTPEQAQEQFGFLMNAFKFGAPPHGGLAFGLDRMVSMFAGLDSIRDCIAFPKNNSGRDVMMDAPSEIADAQLDELSLVVDIKK; translated from the coding sequence ATGTACAGAACTAAAACATGCGGCGAATTGCGTCTTGCCGATGTAAATCAAACGGTAACATTAGCCGGATGGGTACAAAGAACCCGAAAATTGGGCGGTATGACTTTTGTAGATTTGCGTGACCGCTATGGCATTACTCAGTTAACTTTTAACCAGGAAGTAGATGCCGGCTTGTGTGAAAAAGCCAATAAGCTAGGTCGTGAATTTGTAATACAGGCAACCGGAATTGTAAAAGAACGTTCTAACAAAAATACTAACTTGCCTACCGGTGAAATTGAAATCATTGTTTCCGAACTGAATATTTTACACGCGGCTGATACTCCTCCTTTTACAATTGAAGAAGAGAGTGACGGCGGGGATGATATCCGGATGCAATACAGATATTTGGATTTGCGACGTCCGAATGTTCGTAAAAATCTGGAGCTTCGCCATAAAATGGCATTTGAAGTCCGCCGTTACCTGGACGAACAAGGATTCTTGGAGGTGGAGACTCCTGTTTTAATCAAATCGACTCCTGAAGGGGCTCGGGATTTTGTTGTTCCTTCACGAATGAATCCGGGACAATTCTATGCTTTACCCCAGTCTCCGCAAACCTTGAAACAGTTGTTGATGGTTTCCGGTTTCGACCGCTATTTCCAAATAGCCAAATGTTTCCGCGATGAAGATCTTCGTGCCGACCGGCAACCTGAATTTACCCAAGTGGACTGTGAAATGTCTTTTGTAGAACAGGAAGATATTTTACAGATATTTGAAGGAATGATGAAGCATCTTTTCAAGTATATCAAGGGGTTGGATATGAATGAGCCGTTTCCACGTATGCTATGGAGCGATGCTATGAAATATTATGGAAGCGATAAGCCTGATATTCGTTTCGGAATGCGTTTTGTAGAGCTGAAAGATTTAACAGAGGGACGTAATTTTGTGGTTTTTGACAGTGCTCCTTATGTAGCAGGTATTTGTGCCGAAGGATGCGCTTCTTATACTCGTAAACAATTGGATGGACTGACTGAGTTTGTAAAACGTCCCCAAATCGGAGCAAAAGGCTTGGTATATGTACGTTGTGAAGCTGACGGTACGTTCAAATCGTCTGTAGATAAATTTTATTCTCAGGAAGATCTAAAAGCTTGGGCTGACCGTTTCGATGCTAAACCGGGCGATTTGATGTTGATTCTTTCCGGCGATAAAGCCAAAACGCAGAAAGCCTTGGGCGAGTTACGCCTTGAAATGGGTAACCGTCTGGGATTACGGGATAAAAATGTATTTGCTCCCTTATGGGTAATAGATTTTCCTATGTTCGAATGGGATGAAGAAACTCAGCGTTTTTATGCCATGCATCATCCGTTCACTTCTCCTAAAAAAGAAGATTTACATTTGCTTGACGATGATCCCGGCAAGGTTCGGGCAAATGCCTACGATATGGTAATTAATGGTGTAGAACTAGGTGGGGGATCTATTCGTATTCACGATAGTGAATTACAGGATAAAATGTTTCAAGTGCTTGGTTTTACGCCGGAACAAGCACAGGAACAGTTTGGTTTCCTTATGAATGCCTTTAAATTCGGTGCACCCCCTCATGGCGGCCTGGCCTTTGGCTTAGACCGTATGGTTTCTATGTTTGCCGGGTTGGATTCGATTCGTGATTGCATTGCTTTTCCGAAAAATAATTCAGGCCGGGATGTGATGATGGATGCTCCGTCTGAAATAGCAGATGCACAACTAGATGAACTAAGTCTGGTAGTAGATATAAAAAAATAA
- a CDS encoding DMT family transporter — protein MKKTELYGNLLVLSTTFIYGINTPILKTMMPEWMDAWAISTVRQVFAAVMFWISSLFIPYQKIEGKHLIYMVAGGFFGLAMNQIPYALGLTLSSPVDSSIIRSATPIIVIILALIIYKQKVTVKLILSVLLGIAGALLIILLGGGATKGASHLSGNLLVVVGVFSYSLYLVLIKPVAGKYHTIHIMKWMFLSASLITLPLSFPHIIAAKAFTSATNWTVIARLLYSCIFATYIAYLVNVIALKYITPTRESLYSYLQPVVATTVAIILGQDKLSWVDPISLLLIFVSFYLLTFDKKKIPQKKDA, from the coding sequence ATGAAAAAGACAGAACTATACGGGAATCTTTTAGTGCTTTCCACTACATTTATTTATGGTATCAATACCCCCATCCTGAAAACGATGATGCCTGAATGGATGGATGCCTGGGCTATTTCTACGGTCAGGCAAGTATTTGCTGCTGTTATGTTCTGGATTTCTTCCCTTTTTATTCCTTATCAGAAAATAGAAGGCAAACATCTTATCTATATGGTAGCGGGTGGATTTTTCGGTTTAGCCATGAACCAGATACCATACGCGTTAGGGCTTACGTTAAGTTCGCCTGTCGATAGCAGTATTATTCGTAGTGCTACCCCTATTATAGTCATTATCCTGGCATTAATTATCTATAAGCAAAAAGTAACTGTTAAATTAATATTAAGTGTTTTGCTGGGTATTGCCGGAGCACTCCTTATTATATTGCTAGGAGGGGGGGCTACCAAAGGGGCTTCCCATTTGAGCGGGAATTTGTTGGTGGTAGTAGGCGTATTTTCTTATTCTCTCTATTTGGTATTGATAAAACCTGTAGCGGGAAAATATCACACCATTCATATTATGAAATGGATGTTTCTCAGTGCTTCCTTAATTACGCTTCCGCTTTCCTTCCCTCATATTATAGCCGCTAAAGCATTTACTTCTGCTACTAACTGGACTGTAATTGCCCGTTTGCTCTATTCTTGCATTTTTGCTACTTACATAGCTTATCTGGTCAATGTAATAGCTCTTAAGTATATCACGCCTACTCGGGAAAGTTTGTATAGTTATCTCCAACCTGTCGTAGCTACTACGGTAGCTATTATTCTGGGACAAGATAAGCTTTCTTGGGTAGATCCGATTTCATTGCTGTTAATCTTTGTCAGTTTTTACCTCCTTACATTTGATAAAAAGAAAATTCCACAGAAAAAAGATGCATAA
- the nhaA gene encoding Na+/H+ antiporter NhaA, with the protein MNNTPVLLKPLQRISLKKINASALLFIAAVLAMFLANSPWSSFYTDFLSRPVVLQIGSFNMFSHNGHSMSVISFVNDALMSVFFLVVGLEIKQEILVGELSSFRKAFLPIIAAIGGMIIPVLFFLLFCHTAPESIGAAIPMATDIAFALAVLALLGNRVPISLKVFLTALAVVDDIGGILIIALFYSGSISYVPLLLSLAILLGMFALGRLGLNSNLFYYVAGFFVWLLFLESGIHPTIAGVLVAFAIPAQPVYQMGEYVNKMEQFRETLPSAQIRRTKQSTILTHNQVKTLKKIEDMTNKTISPLQNMAEDLHPWVNYFILPFFAFVNAGVALGEININSLMGIPMGIFAGLFIGKTVGIFSFSYLLIKLTAVKFPPGMNMKNLFAVSMLGGIGFTVSLFIANLSYAGLPDVGMELLNEAKLGVFTGSLVSGIGGYFLLKKVLKPVG; encoded by the coding sequence ATGAACAACACACCGGTGCTGCTAAAACCTTTGCAGCGTATCTCTCTTAAAAAAATAAATGCAAGTGCGTTGCTGTTTATTGCAGCAGTCTTAGCCATGTTTTTGGCTAATTCGCCTTGGTCTTCTTTTTATACCGATTTTTTGTCCCGTCCGGTAGTGTTACAAATAGGATCTTTCAACATGTTTTCCCATAACGGGCATTCTATGTCGGTTATATCATTCGTGAACGATGCGTTGATGTCTGTATTTTTCCTCGTGGTAGGTTTGGAAATCAAACAAGAAATACTGGTAGGGGAACTATCATCGTTCCGTAAAGCATTTCTCCCTATCATAGCAGCCATCGGAGGAATGATCATCCCTGTGTTATTCTTCCTGCTGTTTTGCCATACAGCACCGGAAAGCATAGGGGCAGCTATCCCTATGGCCACAGATATAGCTTTTGCTTTAGCTGTGTTAGCACTTCTAGGCAATCGGGTTCCCATCAGTTTGAAAGTTTTTCTGACTGCTCTAGCGGTAGTAGATGATATAGGCGGTATCTTGATTATCGCTCTGTTTTATAGCGGAAGTATTTCATACGTGCCTTTACTGTTATCGTTAGCTATCCTGTTGGGTATGTTTGCTTTAGGAAGGCTGGGGTTGAACAGTAATCTGTTTTATTATGTAGCCGGCTTTTTTGTATGGTTATTATTTTTAGAATCCGGTATTCATCCTACCATTGCAGGGGTATTGGTTGCATTTGCTATTCCTGCACAACCTGTTTATCAAATGGGCGAATATGTAAACAAAATGGAACAATTCAGGGAAACTTTACCTTCCGCACAGATACGACGTACGAAACAAAGTACGATCCTTACTCATAACCAGGTAAAAACATTGAAAAAAATAGAAGATATGACAAATAAGACCATCAGTCCTCTTCAAAACATGGCGGAAGACTTACATCCGTGGGTAAATTATTTTATATTGCCCTTCTTTGCCTTTGTAAATGCAGGGGTAGCGTTGGGTGAAATAAATATAAATTCCCTGATGGGAATCCCGATGGGTATTTTTGCCGGTTTATTTATCGGAAAGACAGTTGGTATATTTTCTTTTTCTTATCTCTTAATCAAATTAACTGCCGTAAAATTTCCTCCGGGAATGAACATGAAAAACTTGTTTGCAGTATCTATGCTAGGTGGTATAGGATTTACAGTATCGTTATTTATTGCGAATCTATCCTATGCAGGGTTGCCTGACGTGGGAATGGAATTATTAAACGAAGCCAAATTAGGAGTATTTACCGGATCGCTTGTTTCCGGAATAGGAGGGTATTTCCTGCTAAAGAAGGTGTTGAAGCCTGTCGGGTAA